One genomic segment of Armatimonadota bacterium includes these proteins:
- a CDS encoding glycosyltransferase family 2 protein, with protein MQVHNKTSETETRFKGGRRQGPACGAGIGSGETKPAGVAVWIVLPAYNEAAGLPPLLEAIEALGRRLADMAAVRVVVVDDGSTDGTGDAAQSFSGRIPLTVLVHPENRGLAAAIRTGLEYAWREAAQSGPQGIIITMDADNTHSPDQIPAMLDAMRGGADVVIASRFQQGAFQAGVPPHRALLSVGVGWLLRLRFGLPGVRDYSCGYRAYRAGLLGQALAAYGPRLIESAGFVVMTELLVKLAAFRPRIVEVPLDLRYDRKAGRSKMPAVRTILGYLRLIATRSPRVPGSPPASGPPPVSGSPPEGTR; from the coding sequence ATTCAAGTACATAATAAAACCTCCGAGACAGAGACAAGGTTCAAAGGCGGCAGGCGCCAGGGCCCCGCGTGCGGCGCAGGAATCGGTTCCGGAGAGACGAAGCCGGCAGGAGTGGCCGTCTGGATCGTGCTCCCCGCGTACAACGAAGCCGCCGGGCTGCCGCCGCTGCTGGAAGCAATCGAGGCCCTCGGCAGGCGGCTTGCGGACATGGCGGCCGTGCGTGTCGTCGTGGTGGACGACGGCAGCACCGATGGGACCGGCGATGCCGCGCAGAGCTTCTCCGGCCGCATTCCCCTGACCGTGCTGGTTCACCCCGAGAACCGTGGCCTGGCCGCCGCGATCCGCACCGGCCTGGAGTACGCCTGGCGCGAGGCCGCTCAGTCAGGGCCGCAGGGCATCATCATCACAATGGACGCCGACAACACCCACTCGCCCGACCAGATTCCGGCGATGCTCGATGCGATGCGCGGCGGGGCCGACGTGGTCATCGCGTCGCGCTTCCAGCAGGGTGCGTTCCAGGCCGGGGTGCCTCCACACCGGGCGCTGCTCAGCGTCGGGGTGGGCTGGCTGCTGCGTCTGCGCTTCGGGCTGCCCGGGGTCCGCGACTACTCGTGCGGGTACCGCGCCTACCGCGCCGGTCTGCTGGGGCAGGCGCTGGCGGCCTACGGGCCGCGCCTGATCGAGTCGGCCGGGTTCGTGGTGATGACCGAGCTGCTGGTCAAGCTCGCGGCCTTCCGGCCGCGCATCGTTGAGGTGCCGCTCGACCTGCGGTACGACCGCAAGGCCGGCCGCAGCAAGATGCCCGCGGTCAGGACCATACTCGGCTACCTGCGGCTCATCGCCACACGATCGCCCCGGGTTCCTGGGTCTCCTCCGGCTTCCGGGCCTCCCCCGGTCTCCGGATCTCCCCCGGAGGGGACGCGCTGA
- a CDS encoding nucleotidyl transferase AbiEii/AbiGii toxin family protein: MKIRVRMHNVTFDPLQKREIFHLAFLRAFARSVPLTMFVLKGGGNLRFFFGSIRYSEDMDLDAAGLEVHVLRDKVMAILTSSALAYTLRTFGIERVEPPAISRAKQTETVQRFKVHLITTAGEDLSTKVEFSRRGLDSPLRSEAVSASVLAAYRMTPLIVPHYTALAAVRQKIRALASRHQVQGRDIFDLYMLSTHPEIANVNLADGIPLSVAQVARERVFAVGYEQYRDTVVAFLGPEDRAAHDSSQVWDEIRLRAVALLEQRAQDDR; this comes from the coding sequence ATGAAAATACGCGTTAGAATGCATAATGTGACCTTCGACCCTCTCCAGAAACGGGAGATCTTTCACCTGGCGTTCCTGCGGGCGTTCGCCCGCTCGGTGCCTCTGACGATGTTTGTCTTGAAAGGTGGGGGTAATCTCCGCTTCTTCTTCGGCAGCATCCGATACTCCGAAGACATGGACCTCGATGCGGCCGGCCTCGAGGTGCACGTGCTGCGCGACAAGGTCATGGCGATCCTCACCTCCTCCGCACTGGCCTATACCCTGCGGACCTTCGGGATCGAGCGCGTCGAGCCTCCAGCCATCTCGCGCGCCAAGCAAACCGAAACCGTGCAGCGATTCAAGGTGCACCTCATCACGACCGCAGGGGAAGACCTGTCTACCAAAGTCGAGTTCTCGAGACGCGGGTTGGACTCGCCGCTCCGATCGGAAGCCGTCTCGGCCTCAGTGCTTGCCGCCTACCGCATGACTCCCCTGATCGTGCCTCACTACACGGCGCTTGCCGCGGTCCGCCAGAAGATTCGAGCCCTGGCTTCCAGGCATCAGGTGCAAGGGAGGGACATCTTCGACCTCTACATGCTCAGCACGCACCCGGAAATCGCGAACGTCAATCTCGCGGATGGAATCCCACTATCAGTGGCCCAAGTCGCCCGCGAGAGGGTCTTCGCGGTGGGCTACGAGCAGTACCGGGACACCGTCGTGGCCTTCCTCGGGCCCGAGGATCGAGCCGCGCATGATTCGAGTCAGGTCTGGGACGAGATCCGGCTTCGTGCTGTCGCCCTTCTTGAGCAGAGGGCTCAGGATGATCGGTAG